A stretch of DNA from Ammospiza nelsoni isolate bAmmNel1 chromosome 10, bAmmNel1.pri, whole genome shotgun sequence:
CAGGCTATaagagaaataaacattttctgaTCTGAGAAGAATCTCCTcccaaaagaaattaaactgctGTTTTTGCAGCTGAAAGTAAGGACTGTGTTACTAATGGGGAATGTTCATTAGCACCATGGGACATCCCTCAAATAGGGCATCTCTGAGAGGCACTTTACACTGAGTGCAAGATGTTAGAGTGGGACATTTATTATTCTGAAGTCTTTATGCCTTTAGACTTCCTGAGGTGAGGAGAGATGACACAAAAGTAACAACATTTTGTGTcttattttcagatattttaatcTCTGTATTAAAACTGTATAAAAATCTCTGTATTAAAACTGTTTGTTCCCATAAAATACTATTAAATAGTCAAGAAATGGTGTTTTTCTAATAATGATAGGGAGGTATCTTGGCTCAGTATCTTACTCCTGTTTGAAATTTGTTCTAAGTAACCAATCTTAGTAAGTCATTCTCCATTTCTGAATCTGGTGGGCAGGTGGATGTCATTGGCCACCTCAATGAGAAGATCCCTGTCTCAGTGTGGCTGAGACAAATAAGAAGCAAAGACACCCAACGTTGTGTGGTTGTGCTGGAACCAGTGGAGAGACTTTCAGCTTGTGTCTCCTTCACAGCTGAGGTAAGTGTTTTCCTAAAAATCAAATAGGATTGCAATTTGTGAGGGTTttgtgggaagggaaggtgtcTGAAAGGCAGGTGTTTGTGAACATGGAGTGTGTCCATGCAGGGacaaagcagggctgggcatgcaggagctgtgctggatcTCTGCTGAGGCTCTGCTTAGGTAACTGCAGAAGCCATTGTCAAAGCATTGAGTGAACTGTGgctaaaatgttaaaattttaaCAATCCTGTAAATTTTCCTCACCAGGGAAACATTACATCCTGTGATCTCCTTTATGCTCATCTCCATGGCTACCCAACATTGGAAGCAGTAGTAGGACTCCACATAAAGGACCTGATTCCTTCTGTGCAGATCCCTCCTCTaggcaaaaaaatcccaaaggtaCAGTATGAGCACCAACCTCATTCTTCCATAACCTTCCCATTTGGGGTGCAGGCTGCTTTCCCTCCTTACACAACAGAAGAAAGAAGGTTTCCTTTTCAGAGAGAAGCCTGATTCCCCTGAAAAGTGTGGGCTGCTTTTTTGTGGAGCAGCTGTCTGAAGAGTTCCTAACCTGGGATAAGACCATGTCCTGACCTCTCACTGGAATCTGTCCTGGTCAAAGACATTTTTCTCCAGTCCTAGCTGTAAGACACTGTGCTCTCTTTGTAAGCTTTTTCAGATTCCTTCTAATTCTTTAGCCCATTTCAATCATGTCTCTCTGAGGAGTGAAAGAATAACCAGGTCTTGTAAATGCCATGAAAATGGGCAGATAGGGAGTTGAAGGAGGCTTTCTTGTGAATGCCTAATTTtttgaaaagctgcagcatAGACTGGTCTTCATCTTCAGGAGATTTATTTAGTAGTTCAACACTGGATTCCAAATCCTTGAAAAAACAGATGTTGTTAATTTTGATACTCACAAGattgcttccttttcttttcctgctcctttttccTGAGAATTCCTATGCCATTTTATATGAACAATGCACTAAACCCCAAACATTTGTTCAATTAGAGGTTTTATTTGAGTTTtatttggttgggtttttttttctttgattcagAGCCTCAGGATCCAGCGAGCTGCAGGCCAGTGCAGAGAGGGCAGCATGTTTCCTCTCAGTTTAAAGCTGGAAGTCAcccagctggaggagcagcaagCAGGGCAGAAAGATGGGATTCCACAGGCAGAAGGATCTCTCCCAGGCTATCAGTACTCTGCTACAGTTGTGGTTTTCTCCACCATCAGTGGCCTGATCACTGTCCAGTCAGATGGGATCATCTGTGGCATCACAGATAGTTTTGCTTTAATGCTCTTTGGCTATGAGAAGAAGGATCTGTTGGGAAAGGTAAGAAAAGTTCATATCCTCCCTGAAGACTGATCCATGTGGCAGCACACCCACTGGAATTGTGAAGCTGTTTTACACTCCTTGCCATCCCAAAACCCCTGTGTTCCACATGTTTGGTGTGGGATGACATGAGAATTCCCATGCTGGAATTGCTGAGActtgcagagctgaggagctgctaTGGATTTCAAGTGACCCAAAGCAATCTGCACAGTTCTGTGTTCTCCCCTGGTCCTGTGGATCCCTTTTGCCTGGCTGTCCATGAGAATCAGGCTCCCAGACAGGGACTGTCAGCATTTACCCCTGTCCTGTGAGAGTTGCCTTAGCTTTATAAGGTTTCCTTCTTTGTTTTAGAACATTACATTCCTGATCCCTGGTTTCTATAACAACATGGGAAGAAGCAGTGGCTGCTCTTTGCCTTTCCCTCTGGAtgatcccacagggacagaaggTGAGTGCCTTTTGGAAGGTGTCACTGCCTGCcacagctggctctgcctgctgtaACCAaggggaaaagagcagagaCAAGAGGTTCACCCACAAAAAAGAGAACATTCTTCACAAAAGCAATGCCCCTCCATGCAGTTTTTAAATCAGGTTTCCACTGTAACCTCAGGTAAAGAGGATTTTTCACCTAAGATTGAGCTTCTTTCTTTGTTGCCAAGAAGATAAAACTGAATATCCAATTTGGGAATCACAGTGAGCATAGAGAACACTTTGTACTTAACAAGcacttcccttctctcccttcctTGCTAGGACCCtgtggtattttaaaatgtgtaaaatataGCTTTTGTGACTGTAttgcagcagagctgtagcTACTTGGGATTAATATTTTAAGGGAAAATCGAATATTCTGAGTTGGCTTGTGCTGCTGGCTAATAGTCAATGTTATGGTTGCTGTATTTCAATCAGGGAGGCATCTCTTATTCCCCGATGAAGTTTGCATCAGAATTTACCAAAATTTACCAaaatttttacttctctaaacacagcatgaaaaaacagaagcaaagaaGCTTCATATTTCCTTATCTGTCTtttccagccagctctgcccaaCACGGAGAACACCAGCAAGTTCATGCTTTCACCCATATCACATTTTAGGCTggttttatctccttttttccccctatttttttatctttgcttTGAAATGCAGGTCTGTGCTGAAACCAATGCACCCCACTGGAACAAAGAAGACTTGGTAAACAGTGTATACAATTTCTTAGGTAATTCTTTGATGAAATGATGCCTCTAATCTAGGACTAGTTCTGTTCTTCAGTGAGGAAGCATTGCTGGCACTCAGCTGTTAGTAATTAAAGGATTGTTCTAGATTCAAAGCCAGATTTGTTCACTCATTACCTTCTTCTGCAGCAATAATTCTTGGTTTACTTCATCTTCCAAActcatgtttttcttctgatCTGCTGTCACTAGGGAAGGAAAGAACTTCATCTCCTCTTCTTGCAAACAtgtttatattctttttttatatTGCAGCTTCAGTGAGTTACATAAATCCAGTCCAAAACTTTTCATTATATGGGTTTGAAATGGGCTCTATATATGTggtttgagcttttttttttttaatgctgctgctgtatgatcattttaatttcagtCTCTTTACATTATTGGCATTTTTTTAGGCCTCTGAACTTCAATTCAAGTAGCTAACATGTGATACCAATATCTGCCCAAGGGCTTTGCTAGCAAAGCAAATTTTGGCAACCCTAAAACATGTAGATTCCTTCATGTGGTGACTTCAAAGTAGAATGGAATGCTTGTATTTTGACTGTTTTGCCTCAATCAAGCCTTTTATACTCAGTTCCTTAGGAAAAAGACAGACCAAGGCAGTtccaagtttatttttaatcccTGTAGCCTCTGAAGCCTAAATATAAAAGTTTAAAttggtgtggttttgtttcctgtttgGTACAGGGAGCAGCTTCTTGGCTGCATCTTCAGCACACCTTCTGTCAAGAGATGAAGAGCAGAAATTGGAGCAACAACACAAAGATGACAAATTAATACATGATGAGAATAAACACAGGAATGGGACcagtttcttttctcctccctcaCCTCCTGAAGCAGCATCCACCCCCAATAACAGGTAGGCATTTCACAGACTGCATATTCACTTGGCAAAATGAAGAGCTGTGGTGGCAATCACCAGCAAAAGCTGGTTTTTTTCACCTGTTTGATGTCTGTGGGAAGGTGTAGCAAGAGCCTTGCATGCTTTGCTGTCTTTAGAATCTGAGTACTGTTTGCAAGACAGGCTTGccttagatttttatttttatctgcacAAGCTACCATTGTAAAGGTGCAGAAATTCCAGCTCTAAAGGGGACCAAATGTTTCATCCAGACTAAGGGAATTAGGCTCACTAATCATGAATAGTGGATGTTTATCTCCCTCCAGCTGGTGTGGCACTGAAATCAGGTTACCTGGGGGGAATTCTAAGTGTTATTCCTTCTGGTGCTTGGCATAACTGTCAGGTCATCCATTAAAACAGGCTACCGTGTTCCTGAAGTCCAGCCATTTTTTCTTATACATttccagatattttttcctgttacaaGGCTATAAATTCTGTATTAGTACATATCTGATGCTCATGGCCTACTTTAAGTCAAATTTTAAGCCTTCCACATTAACAATTCTGCTACAGTTGTGGTTTTCTCCACCACAGTAAATATTTACTATCCATTTTAAGGTATAGACTTACAGCAcagctcttgctgctttttaaagtgGCTGAGAGTGTTATTTTTGTGCTCTCCTGGTTTACATCTCTCATATCATACTTGTAAGTAAGGACTGTAAGTGTGCTCTGCTTCattgtttttctgtgctgcattttTACTGATGGAAATGTTTGTAAAACACCTTGGGCCATGGATGGATTATTAAAGGTATAgtttctgcatttatttatttcttatctatttATATGAACTCTATAAAGCTGTATTAAGCTTTTGTATTTTCCCTGTTAGAGATTTTTGAACGTGGCATAATTCTGGAAATCAATGAATATTTTAagcaaagagatttttgaacATGGCATAATTCTGGAAATCAATGAATATTTTAAGCAAACATTTAGGTGGATAAAAAGGTTTGAAATGGGATCATTTTAAAACTCATCACACAAGTGACCCAATGCAGATATTCTGCATACTTCCTAAACAGTTATTATTAAtgtttaataatattaattattaatggCCTAACATAAAACTAATTGATTTAGTCTAAAATATTACAGGCATAGCTGTTTTTTCAGGGCTTGAGTTTCTGTCAAAGCATATCTCCAAACCCTGGTGGATGGAGATATCCCTCTCCTGTTGGACAGACAAGGAAACTTCTGTTTTCAGGACTGGAAGCATCCTGCTGAGATCTGAACAGCCTAAGCACTAAATTGACTTAAAAGATGAATCTTGAGCATGATGCTATTAATACCATCAAAGTTCTTTAGTAAAAATAGATTATAAAAGCATTTATATTAGTTGTTCTTAATGCTGTTGTAGAGACATTTGTATAACCTCGTGTAAGTGTCCCAACAGATATCCCTGGAGGTTTGTTAGCAGAATATTTTAGGCAAAAccctctcagccctggctgtggctggtTGGGAAGTGGGCCTTCAGAAGCAGATGTTCTCTGCACAAAAACTCATTTGGACTGTTTGATTTGGGCCTATAAAGCTGGACCCATTTTTGGGCAAACTTGGTGACCTCACCTGCAAGTGGATGCACTGCAAAGGATTTTCCCAATTTCTGGGAAGAATTCTCCAGCTCTTCACTGAAAAAAAGTTGCTGCCCAGCAATTGCAGGCTCTGGATGATGGTAAATTATTTAGGCAATTGCTGATGGATCCTTCTCAAtcacttttctttctcctaTAATAATGATTAGATGCATCACCTTGCTTGGTTTTGCTTGTTGCTAAAGCTGAGTGGGTAATAACCTTATTGTTTTATCAAATgtatcttttttcttctgtgttgcCTCAATATTTATAGTAAAATAAGATCATTCTTCCAATGGTGTCTGTGCCCATTCCATCACCCCCATTAATGTGGCAAAACACCTCCCATGTGtattatggggtttttttgtagtgGTAAATGGTTTGTGATTTACATTTAGAAATTAAGCTAGAGAAGGGAATTGTCCATAGGGAAAGAATGTCATTTGAGTGTACCTGCTCTTCTTTGGTAAATTTGTCAGGattttggatgccttttgcTGCCTTTTGCTTTTAAACTTGAAATAAATCTATTGGTCCAGGTTTTAAATAGTGACCACATTTAAATGGGTATTATACAGTAGGacagttttcttattttgtaaTCATGATGTTGCTGATAACTTTGAGTCTTTGCACTGAGGGCAGCCTTGTTTCAGATGGGCTCTCAGCCCACCAGAGCCTTATCCCAAAAGCTGGCTTGGCACAATCAGAGCAGTGGCACAGGATAGAACAGTGGAAACTTCAGGATCAAATAATGCTCAAAAGATGCTCTCTGCAAGGCTCTGACTCACAACAGTGGGATTTAGGTCAGAACTTGGAGACTGCAGAGAGAGCAGTCACAGTGCAGGATCTCCTGCAGTAACTGTTGCCTGCTTGTTCCAGACCAGAAGAAATTCTAAATGCCCCAGGCTgtgaggcagagcagctgccttcTGCAGCCACCTGGAACTCACCTGGAACACCAACACTGGATGAGCCATGGCCTGGGACAGCTCTGACCTGCAGACAAGGCTTGAAAAGCCACACGGTTCCAAGGCAGGTGTCAAAAACAAACTCGATGTGTGATGCAAAACATTCCAGCCTGGAGCATGTTGCTGGTGACAACTGCCTGCTAAATGATCCTTCCACCTTCTTTGCATGTGAAAGAAAATCTGGCTGTGATGTTTGCTCAGGAGATAAACCAGGCTGCAGTGCTtgtgcaccaggagctgccacagcctCTGAAGACGTGGAAGAATCTGAACTGAACTGTATTTGCTCTGGCCTTGAGGTACTGGGGCTGAATGCTGGTGCCAAGGGGAGCTCAGGCAGTTCTGTGGGTGTTACTGCAGCTCTTGCAGGAGGATGCTGCTCTGATGTGATAATTGACACCAATGGTGCCTTTTCCACTCAccagggaaagcagctgctgggtgctgctgccacaggagctGATTCTGCATGGCTGGCCTGCAGAAGGCATTTACAAAACTCTGAGGAATCCTCCAAAGCATTTCCTGAGCAACCTGAAACCCTTGCAGAACCTGTGGGGGACAGCTCCAACAGAAATCCCCTGAAAAGCAAAGGCAGGCCTGAAGAGCACTGTCAGTTCCTCAGGCAGCAAAATATGGAGATCAAAGTAACATCCACCCCAGTGAGAGAAGAAAGCAGGCTAaatccagcagctcctttggCCTGGGAGATTCTGGAAGGCAGCTACACTGGGAATTGCTGTCACAGAGATGGTTCACAGTTCAGTAAGTGAAACCTTGTCCCCTTCCCAAACTCTTATTGGGGTGCTCTTTTTCACCCACAGTTTTGCAGAATGCACACAGTTCTGGTTAGAAGCTCACAgtggagaggaaggaagaagcatctagaagaaaaaaaatggtatttAAGTGTACCCAGAGGGTATCAGAAAAGAAGGTGGTATAAAATACAAAGTTGGTAAGAAATTAATCCTTACTGAAAAGTCAGAAATACTCtcaaaacacaatttaaaagtCTGAACCTGATAAGTTTTTCTGAATAGAAAATACAAACTCCACTGTAAAactgtaaattaaaattatataatggAATTTGCTTCattcactgctgcagctgcattcaGTGGCTTGTTGAATAAAATCCCTGTTTTTATGTAATCTAGAATAACTGTGAAATGAATAATCACAATTGGACACTGACAAGTCACTGCTGGAGGTAGCTGATGGGTACCTCTagaagagctgtgctggtgtcagCCCCTCTGATGATTCTTTACTGAGCAGCTGTTCCCCAAATTCTGAACTTTTTGTCAAGAGCTCTGAATTTTGTCCTAAAACATCTGTGGTCTTGTTCAACACCAAAGTTACATTCTACCATTTCCATTTCCTCACCTGTTTCTGCAGGCATACACTTTGAGGTGAaatgtgcagagctgcaggatcccACTGTGCTTTTCTGTGTCTGGGTGGTGAAACACATTTCACAGAGCCAAAAAGAAGCTCTAGCAAAGACTCAGCATCTCCTTGCCAGCCTGGCCAACTCTTCCCAGTCTGTTGCTGATCTTTCTACTAAAATTCTTGGAGAAGTAAGGAATCCTACCTTTGAATATTGAGCATTTCTCTCCTTGTTTGACTGCTAAGCTGCAGCTAAAGTCAAGAAGATTTTCATATTAATGACATGAATTGGTGGGGTGGatgttgctgtttctttttttttcctactttttttaaatatactaAAACAAAATCTCAGTTGTTATTTTGTAACACTTCTGGTGTTACCTTTCCAGCCTGAACAGTGCAGTTCCAAACTGCAGGATACTCACtatcatttatatatatatatatatatctatatccaaatatatatttatacacatacatatataacatatatatatatgttttatatatatatatatatatatatagtgcaGTTCTACCAAAcattcctcatttttctgtccttGCAGATGTGTATGTtcttttcagtgtttattaattttataaatgtGATTCTGTGCCTGTTCATTTTTTGCTGTTATTGTAACCCATATATCTGTACTTAGGCCATCAGATCATCTTCACTTTTCAACAATTCCCAAAGAGCTGAAGATCTTGAAGGATTAGGAGCATGTGAGGGAGAATATGCAAAACATTACAGCACTCTCAATCTTATTGGCAAAGGTGCTTTTGGCTTTGTCTGGAGTGCCAGGAGCAAGAAAGATCAGCAGGAGGTGAAGTATTTCTTGTTGCTCTATTGCAATAATAATTTAGGATGAAAACTGAAAGGCTGGAGCATTCATTTTCTGTTAACATTATACTGTCAAAAGCTTCTCTTTggtagtttggggttttgttttgtttaaacaGAAATCTGCAATGGAAACAGGACAGCAAAACATTTGCATTGATGTTGTGTATAAATGTTACCTGAGACAACAGGTGCAGAATGAGTTAATGAACTAATTAATGCAGCTAATTGAACCTACTGAAAGAAGCAGGCATTAATCTTAACAGAATTACAGGTTTTAGTCTTCTGTTACTAAAGAGAATGGCAAACCTCAAAATGTTTATTGTGCCATGACTCAAGAAAGGGAAGTAGATGTGTTGGGATGATGGCACCTCCTCTTTTCCAGGAGAAGCATTTTGGGTTTTCAGAGGGCAGGTTCTGGTGTTTCTCCCTGCATGGATGTTCAGTGTTCATTTCCCTCCACTGCACCCATGTGCTGCAACTGCTTGATAAGGGAGCTGCCTTGCCAAAGCCTTTGGAGTTCAGAGCAGCAATAAATAGATTCCATTTATGTGCATCATTTAGCTTCCAGgactaaattaatttaaacacATTCAAATATACTCTGAGCTATTCACATGGGGTTGCTTCCATGCCTCTGGTAATATGAGGCACTAACAGATTTCCTGCAAATTAATTTACCTGACACTCCAAGGCATGCTTTGGCAGATGATGCTGAATGCTGTTGTCTGTGTAGGTTATTGTAAAGTtcatctggaaggagagggtGCTGGAGGACTGCTGGGTGGATGATCCTGACCTGGGGAGGGTCACTCAAGAAATTGCAAtcctgcagaagctgcagcacCCCAATATCATTAAGGTACAGTGGCTGGGAATTGATGCAGTTTGCACTGCACCAGGTGGTTTGTTTGCATGCTGGGTGCCTGGTGTTCCTCTTCAGGAGTGAAGTGTCTTCTACTGAATCTGCCTTTTCAGGAGAGAAAGGAACCTGTttattctgctttgttttggagGGTGGGTCACAGCAGATTTTCCACATTTTTACCCCAAACTGATCTGAAGATGTGattcttaacaaaaaaaaaaagctatttcaaGATAAGATGCATATCTTGGAAGTGTGATGTCACATCTGAACATGTACCAACCAGTTCAGTAAATAACCTGGACACATCTTGTTTCATACTCTTTGTTTTGAGGttgcttgttttggttttggagttATTGGGGGGTTCTcattggggtttgttttgtttggctgtttttggggtttattttgttttttgttggttggtttgttttttgcttcAGAAAGAGAATTCCTCTCAGATTTAATTCTCCTCCCAGTTTTAATTCTGTACTCTTTTCTAGAAACATTTGTGCTCAGTGAAATGAGACTTTAAagattataatatataattaaatctCCAAGAGGAGAACAgtgtttgttaaaaaaaaaaaaaggccctTTTTGAGGATGAAGAACATGATTAAACATGTCTTTTATTTATAGGTGCTGGATGTGTTTGAAAATGAATGCTTCTTCCAGCTGGTGATGGAGAAGCATGGATCTGGTCTGGACCTCTTTACATTTATTGATAATCAGCCCAACCTGGATGAGCCATTAGCAAGTTACATATTCAGACAGGTGAGAGCAGAACTGCTGCCTGCAGGTGAGAATTGGTTAATGTAAGAACCAGGACTCTGTTCTGGTTAATACTGGCTGACAACTGGCACTGGAGTTGTCTCAATACCTGCAGAACATTTCCTCACCATTCTGTAGGGCTGATTGAAATGCTGCCTGCAGAAACCTTGTTAAGGTTTACttagaaacaacaaaaaacctttTCCAGGACCTTCCTGCCTGTGAGGTTTCCTGGGGAGCCATGCCCCCTCAGCTCGCAGCCCCTGTCACCCAGACACGTCATGTAGCACTCACATTTCCtctgagggaggaggaaaactcACAGAAGCTGCCCCAAGCCTGCAAAAAGCCACATTTTCACTTACTTCAGGCCTCAGTTTAGATTGGTTACAGGGGTAAAGGGCTCTGCTCTTTAAATCAAGAAATTATATTGGATTTTAAGGTGGCATAATGCAAAGTAACACAGAGTAGTTTCCCATGAGCCAGGAGCTGGCCTGAGGGCTGAACTGTCCTTTGTTTAGCGAATAACCACAGCAGCAGTCCCCAGGTAATTTCTCCTCAGAGTTTTGGAATAAATTCTTGCTTTAGGATATGCAAGAATTGCTGTGCATGTGGTAACCTCCCCCACACCcttgctgtgcccaccctgccctcaCCTGGGGTGCTGATGGAAGCCAAAAGTGTCCCTTTAGCCTTGTGATGGATCAGCCCTTTCCCTAACCCAGCCTGGGGTTTGCAAGGCTGAATTATTCCCTCAGATCTGCACTGCATTTCTCTGCAGAGGCAGATTTGTATTATAAATAGAAACTTTGCTCCCTCAGCCATCTGCTTTTCTTGTTAAAAACATTGTAGGAGTCAGGATCATCTCCAAGGTGATATCATTCTCATATTATCCTTAATTATGGCATTAAAGCATGAATCGTGCAGGAAAAAGAATGGGGTTTAGGAGTGACTGTGTTATTTATACCACACTTGGCTCTCAAATGCTTTGTCATCCTGCAGCATGGAAGGCACACAGTAAAATATCCTTCTGGAGAAACCAAAGGACCCTCCAAATGAACTGGGATAAAAATAGAGCAACTTGCAGGATTGTAGCTGCAATGCTCTCAGTCACATCCTGACTGCAGcatcccctcctcctgcacatCTGTGAGATGAAAGCAGCAAAATCCCTTTAAAGTGTCTCTTCCAagagcactgcagcagtgaTGACAGGCAGGCCTGAGGCCATTTCAGTTTCCATAATTAGGATGTAAATCTTGTTTAGGCAGTGTCAAAACAAGCCAAAATGTGGCTCTGGGAAAGCTGTGATGCTGCATCAATAATTCAGGGACTCTGTAGTAACACCCAGTTCCTTCTGTCTTTTCTAGCTTGTATCAGCTGTTGGGTATCTCCACTGCAGGAACATCCTTCACAGAGATATCAAGGATGAAAACATTGTCATTGCTGAAGATTTCACAATTAAATTAGTAGATTTTGGTTCAGCTGCCTACCTGGAacctggaaaattattttataccTTCTGTGGGACAATTGAATACTGCTCACCAGAAGTGCTGTCTGGCAAACCGTATGTCACCCTCTGAAAAGTCATTTTTGTGCCATCACACCAAAAATTACCcatgtgggcagggctggaacagAGAAGCCAAGCTGCTGTGCCATTGGAATGCTGCTAGAGCATCCCACCACAGGAAATGCAGCGAGATTTAAGGCACTGCAGTGGCAGAAATCACTGTGAAGGTCTGAGTGCACACAAAGTAGGGCACTCTAGTGACAGAAATCAAGTTGTAAAAGCTTGAATTTGTACAAAGTAATTTCTAAATCTGTTGTCAGGCTTTCTCTAGCAAAAGCTGCTCTTTCAGAGAGGTGGAGCAAGCAAGCAGGTATTGCTGTTGATTGCACCTTCTTGCTTTGTATCCTCCCACTCTCATCCTCTCTGTTCTCTTTTTTACGTGCTTCCCTCTGTTTGAATTCTTGCAGTTTGATCCCTGTTCACTCCCCACAGATTTTTGTACTCCTTGGGACTCAAGGATTCTTCCCTTGCAgcttcttttgctgctgttttggaTGTGCTGCCTAAATCTTGGCTCTCTTCCCTCTTGTGTCCCTCTCCAAGTGCTCTGTACCTGGCAGCTGGTGCTCTTGTGGCTGCTCCACAAGGAAGCCTGCCCATCAGAGGGGATTTTACAATTTCACAGTAATTTTTTACAATTACTGCTGTAATTGTACATGCCTGGATGGATCTTGCTCCCCCTTCACAGCTGTTTCCATGGGTCCTCCTCCTAAAGCAGTGAGGGGAGAAGCAATGcaaggaagggaggaaattcctgctgggaatgagATGAAAGGTGAAgcaagcagctctgccctgggagtTCCACCTCTTACTGTGTGAAGGAACTGGCTGTTTTCTCTGATGGAATTGAGATAGTTAAGAGTTTTTTCCAAGTaacttttgttttgaaaggGCTGGGAGGATGTGTTTGCTCTTTCAGTTAAATATTTACTTGACAGCTTTGGCTGATGATGAAGAAGGTGGAGGGGTAAGTTCTTGTCAGCAGCTTACATATGTGGAAGTCTTACACCTCATACTCATCAACAGAAACTGGTTGGCTGTTCTGTGGctggttttatttcctgcagAAGGACAGTGCAGACTCCTCAAACACATGAGAACCTTCTTAGAATTCCCACAAACTTCCtatgttaaaatataaattgGAAGCAAAGACTTTCAAGGcccattttttctcttcactttcTTTAGCATACAGCTCTGTAGTTGCAATCTGAGTTGAAGCAAGCTTATCTCTGCACAGGTACCATGGCCCTGAGCTGGAGATGTGGTCACTTGGCATCACCCTTTACACCCTGGTGCTTGGGGAGAATCCCTTCTGTGAGCTGGAGGAGGCCTTGGCAGCTGTCCTGA
This window harbors:
- the PASK gene encoding LOW QUALITY PROTEIN: PAS domain-containing serine/threonine-protein kinase (The sequence of the model RefSeq protein was modified relative to this genomic sequence to represent the inferred CDS: deleted 2 bases in 1 codon), producing MAYSPSEGALVSSSAGLVLTHLNDSDTLSRSFPSGSKSRRSRLSWLCQLGASLPGEKWSSYCLSSLTARNICTSKTGHSWAQWDSASLSASPGSSCSFLHTPAGEESSQHLPAAARNPNQAIFTVDASTTEILVANDQACKLLGCSGQDLIGQKLSHLISKSGQEAWEAVGEEYLETSDCSTVVSGAVVDVIGHLNEKIPVSVWLRQIRSKDTQRCVVVLEPVERLSACVSFTAEGNITSCDLLYAHLHGYPTLEAVVGLHIKDLIPSVQIPPLGKKIPKSLRIQRAAGQCREGSMFPLSLKLEVTQLEEQQAGQKDGIPQAEGSLPGYQYSATVVVFSTISGLITVQSDGIICGITDSFALMLFGYEKKDLLGKNITFLIPGFYNNMGRSSGCSLPFPLDDPTGTEGSSFLAASSAHLLSRDEEQKLEQQHKDDKLIHDENKHRNGTSFFSPPSPPEAASTPNNRPEEILNAPGCEAEQLPSAATWNSPGTPTLDEPWPGTALTCRQGLKSHTVPRQVSKTNSMCDAKHSSLEHVAGDNCLLNDPSTFFACERKSGCDVCSGDKPGCSACAPGAATASEDVEESELNCICSGLEVLGLNAGAKGSSGSSVGVTAALAGGCCSDVIIDTNGAFSTHQGKQLLGAAATGADSAWLACRRHLQNSEESSKAFPEQPETLAEPVGDSSNRNPLKSKGRPEEHCQFLRQQNMEIKVTSTPVREESRLNPAAPLAWEILEGSYTGNCCHRDGSQFSIHFEVKCAELQDPTVLFCVWVVKHISQSQKEALAKTQHLLASLANSSQSVADLSTKILGEAIRSSSLFNNSQRAEDLEGLGACEGEYAKHYSTLNLIGKGAFGFVWSARSKKDQQEVIVKFIWKERVLEDCWVDDPDLGRVTQEIAILQKLQHPNIIKVLDVFENECFFQLVMEKHGSGLDLFTFIDNQPNLDEPLASYIFRQLVSAVGYLHCRNILHRDIKDENIVIAEDFTIKLVDFGSAAYLEPGKLFYTFCGTIEYCSPEVLSGKPYHGPELEMWSLGITLYTLVLGENPFCELEEALAAVLSPPRPVSEGLMDVLAGLLHPDPEQRMTLARLAGAPWLRQPVNLAHYTWQELFASAEPWHLRLKASSARNDLEKSELC